TTATTTGTGATTTTTGTAACAAAAAATACATTGTTAAAAATGAGCAACTTAAGATATTAATTTAATTTAAACAAAAGGAAAGGACAATATATTTGCCTAAAATCCTTTTGTTTTTTTCTATTAATGTTAAAATCATAAAGATATTGTTTTAACATTTTTATAAATTTTTAAGAAAGAATAGGTACAAATAATGGCTAATGATAAAAGAAATGCTAACGCCAACACTTGATCTAAAGCAGAAAATACAAAAACTGTTAATGCACAAAAAGCAACACAAGTTAAGACTGAAGCTACGTATAATAAGGAAATTGTTGATAAGTACAAGCAGGCTATACATTCAACTAATAAACCTTTAAAACAAAAAGCAACTGCAAAAAAAGCAGTTGAACCTAAAATTGAACAAGTTAAAAATCAAAACATTAAAAAAACTCCAAAAAATGAAAGTTCTTTAAGTGAAAAAGAACAAAAGTTAATTGAAAGAGTAAAAGAAAAAGAATTAATTAAACAAAAACTTGCAGAAGAAAAAAAACATAAAAAAGAAAATAAAAAACAAGCTAAGTTGATTTATAAAGAACAAATTCAACAAGAAAAAGAAAGAATTCTTTCAGAAAAAAAAGAAAAAGAATTAAAAATGAGACAAGAAGCAGAATCTAAAAGAATTGCTGCTGAAAAAGAAAAAGCTCAAAAAATAGCTCAAGCACAAAAGTTAATTAATGAGAAAAAAAATGCAACTGAAAAAGCTGAAAAAGAAAAACAAGCAAGGGAACTAAAAATGAGACAAGAAGCAGAAGCAAAAAAACTTTTAGAAGAAAAAGTTGAGCGAGAAAAAAATAAAGAATCAGTTAAAGAACAAAAAAAACCTACCAAAACCGAAGTTGTTAAAGATAAAGAAATTAAAGTTTTTCAACCAACAACCGAGTCTGAGGCTAAACGTGAATTTATTGAATTAGAACCTAAAACTAATTTTGATAAAGGCGTTAAAGGACTAAAACAAAAAAATAAATATCAAAAACAATTAACAAATAAATACTCAAAAGGTATTTTAAGTGAAGGAACTATTGTTACAACAACAAATTGCCGCCCAAACACTTTAGAGCATATTATTGAATTAAAAGATGTTAAAAAATCATACATTACTGGAGATTTGGAAACACCGATTTTAAAAGGTATTGATGTAAAATTAGACAAAGGTGATTTTATTGTTATATTAGGACCTTCAGGATCTGGAAAAACAACCTTCTTAAACGTTATCTCTGGATTAGATAAAGCAACTGAGGGTGATGTATTCATCTTAGGTTCAAACTTATCTTTATTAAAAGATTCACATTTAACAAAATTCAGAAGAAGAAATGTAGGATTTATTTTCCAACAATATAACTTATTAACAAATTTAACTTCAAAAGAAAATGCTGAAGTTGGTCAAAATCTTGCTAATAAAAATAAACAAGGTATGAGTATTGAAGAAATCTTTGAAACTATTGGAATGAAAGAACAAATGAATAAGTATCCTCATCAAATGTCAGGGGGGCAACAACAAAGGGTTTCTATCGCTAGAGCTTTAGCTAAAAATCCTGAAATATTGTTTGCCGATGAG
This is a stretch of genomic DNA from Mesoplasma coleopterae. It encodes these proteins:
- a CDS encoding ABC transporter ATP-binding protein, producing MELEPKTNFDKGVKGLKQKNKYQKQLTNKYSKGILSEGTIVTTTNCRPNTLEHIIELKDVKKSYITGDLETPILKGIDVKLDKGDFIVILGPSGSGKTTFLNVISGLDKATEGDVFILGSNLSLLKDSHLTKFRRRNVGFIFQQYNLLTNLTSKENAEVGQNLANKNKQGMSIEEIFETIGMKEQMNKYPHQMSGGQQQRVSIARALAKNPEILFADEPTGALDEEMGRKVLEILVKVNREQKTTVVVVTHNPNIAKIANTVIHIKNGLIDSLEKNSKPADPKTIEWS